Proteins encoded in a region of the Rhodococcus sp. SBT000017 genome:
- a CDS encoding triacylglycerol lipase, translating to MFASLAPARRRLVFVLLALVLVGIVAAVAAFVASRPANDPVASVDQSVPGPVLLIPGFGGSTDSLEVLAAELREDGRDATVVALPDGGVGDLTVQAQTLRDAVDAALVRTGATSVDVVGYSAGGVVARLWAADLGGAEQARRIVTLGSPHHGTQVAALAAQFVPDQCATACQQLAPDSSVFAALNSGDETPEGPQWVSIWTELDQVVTPPTSAELDGAVNIPVQSVCADSTVDHGNLPRDPLVGAMVSAQLDGDSTTQLGAGDCSRLSS from the coding sequence GTGTTCGCCTCCCTCGCCCCGGCTCGCCGTCGTCTCGTGTTCGTCTTACTCGCTCTCGTTCTGGTCGGGATCGTCGCGGCTGTGGCGGCCTTCGTCGCATCACGCCCCGCGAACGACCCCGTCGCCAGCGTCGACCAGTCCGTTCCCGGCCCGGTGCTGCTGATCCCCGGGTTCGGCGGATCCACCGACTCGCTGGAGGTGCTCGCGGCCGAACTACGGGAGGACGGTCGCGACGCCACCGTCGTAGCTCTGCCCGACGGTGGCGTCGGCGATCTGACCGTGCAGGCGCAGACCCTGCGCGACGCCGTCGACGCGGCTCTGGTTCGGACGGGAGCGACTTCGGTCGACGTCGTCGGGTATTCCGCCGGTGGGGTGGTGGCCCGGCTCTGGGCCGCCGACCTGGGCGGTGCCGAGCAGGCCCGACGCATCGTCACTCTCGGCTCCCCGCACCACGGCACTCAGGTGGCGGCTCTGGCGGCCCAGTTCGTGCCCGACCAGTGCGCCACCGCCTGTCAGCAGCTCGCCCCGGACAGTTCCGTGTTCGCCGCCCTGAACTCCGGGGACGAGACCCCGGAGGGGCCGCAATGGGTGTCGATCTGGACCGAGTTGGATCAGGTGGTGACCCCGCCGACGTCGGCCGAACTCGACGGGGCCGTCAACATCCCTGTCCAGAGCGTGTGTGCGGACTCGACCGTCGATCACGGGAACCTGCCCCGCGATCCTCTGGTCGGCGCGATGGTCTCTGCCCAGTTGGACGGCGACTCCACCACCCAGCTCGGCGCAGGTGATTGCAGCCGTCTCAGCTCGTGA
- a CDS encoding ABC transporter permease: MIGVELRAMLSRPRTWVVILLLNLLPTIVAGLLALTDVGPRPGEGPAFLSAVLTNGQLYPLAALAIVLPLFLPVAVSVIAGDSVAGEAQAGTLRYLLARPVGRTKLLVAKLISVAAFVMLAVVIVAAVAYFVGTTLFDTTSLAGVSSVSGTVLTDQQVAARTVIAVLYVTMSMLGVAAMGLFLSTLTDSPLAATLGALAFLIASSLLLTLDAADAIAPYLPTRYWLAFVDLFRDPVPTRDLMRGVGVQGVYVVVLLGAAWANFTTKDITS, from the coding sequence ATGATCGGCGTCGAGCTGCGCGCGATGCTGAGCCGACCCCGCACCTGGGTCGTCATTCTGCTGCTCAATCTGCTGCCCACCATCGTCGCGGGTCTGCTGGCCCTCACCGACGTCGGTCCGCGCCCCGGCGAAGGCCCTGCGTTTCTGTCCGCGGTGCTCACCAACGGCCAGCTCTATCCGCTCGCCGCGCTCGCCATCGTGCTGCCGTTGTTCCTGCCCGTCGCCGTCTCCGTCATCGCAGGCGATTCCGTTGCCGGTGAGGCTCAGGCCGGCACCCTGCGCTACCTGCTCGCCCGCCCGGTGGGACGCACCAAGCTACTGGTGGCGAAGCTGATCTCGGTGGCCGCCTTCGTGATGCTGGCCGTGGTCATCGTGGCCGCTGTCGCGTACTTCGTCGGTACGACGCTGTTCGACACCACGTCGTTGGCCGGCGTCTCCAGCGTGTCCGGCACGGTGCTGACCGATCAACAGGTCGCCGCGCGCACCGTCATCGCCGTGCTCTACGTGACCATGTCCATGCTCGGAGTCGCCGCCATGGGCCTGTTCCTGTCGACCCTGACCGACTCCCCGCTCGCCGCGACATTGGGCGCGTTGGCGTTCCTCATCGCGAGCTCGCTGCTGCTGACGCTGGACGCCGCCGACGCCATCGCGCCGTACCTACCGACGCGATACTGGTTGGCTTTCGTCGACCTGTTCCGCGACCCGGTGCCGACGCGGGACCTGATGCGCGGCGTCGGTGTGCAGGGCGTCTACGTCGTCGTTCTTCTCGGCGCGGCGTGGGCGAACTTCACCACCAAGGACATCACGAGCTGA
- the topA gene encoding type I DNA topoisomerase encodes MAARNNGTGDSSAEPRRLVIVESPTKAKKIAPYLGSNYVVEASVGHIRDLPRGAADVPAKYKGEPWARLGVDVDHDFEALYVVSPEKKGKVAELKSLLKDADELYLATDPDREGEAIAWHLLETLNPKIPVRRMVFHEITKPAILAAAADTRDLDQDLVDAQETRRILDRLYGYEVSPVLWKKVMPKLSAGRVQSVATRIVVQRERERMAFRSAEYWDISATLDAGAEAAPRSFGARLVNVDGNRVAAGRDFGADGKLKSDAVTVLDEPRARRLAEALEGVDLTVASAEDKPYTRKPYPPFMTSTLQQEAARKLRFSSERTMRVAQRLYENGYITYMRTDSTTLSASAISAARTQATELYGPEYVHPSPRQYTRKVKNAQEAHEAIRPSGDVFQTPGQLHSALQTDEFRLYELIWQRTVASQMADVRGTTLTLRITGTVGTGEECTFSASGRTITFAGFLKAYVESVDDQAGGQSDDAESRLPALVQGQAVTATQLDPDGHTTNPPARFTEASLIKTLEELGIGRPSTYSSIIKTILDRGYVYKRGSALVPSWVAFSVVALLEAHFGRLVDFDFTAGMEDDLDAIAGGRERRGNWLQSFYFGGDTGAEGSVARSGGLKKMVGQNLEEIDARTINSIRLFDDSEGREIHVRVGRYGPYLERMVKNDDDPDGDPISQRANLPDDLPPDELTIDFAEKLFATPQEGRKLGVDPLTGHDIVAKEGRFGPYVTEILPEPEPEPTPPEPDIVPVPSGNDGDGGGGVKTAVKKAAAKKAPAKKAAAKKATGPKPRTGSLLKSMDLATITLEDALKLLSLPRVVGVDPESKEEILAQNGRYGPYLKKGTDSRSLADEDQMFTVTLEEALKIYAEPKRRGRQGEAKPPLRELGVDPISEKPMVIKDGRFGPYVTDGETNASLRKDDEVESITDDRASELLADRRARGPVKKKAPAKKAAAKKAPAKKAAAKKAPAKKAAAKKTATKTTASKTTAAKKSPAKKAPAKKTDTE; translated from the coding sequence GTGGCAGCACGTAACAACGGCACGGGGGACAGCTCCGCCGAGCCACGTCGTCTGGTCATCGTCGAGTCTCCGACCAAGGCAAAGAAGATCGCCCCGTACCTCGGGAGCAACTACGTCGTCGAGGCCTCCGTCGGCCATATTCGCGACCTTCCCCGCGGTGCCGCGGACGTTCCCGCCAAGTACAAGGGTGAGCCCTGGGCGCGGCTCGGCGTGGACGTCGACCACGACTTCGAGGCCCTGTACGTCGTCTCGCCCGAGAAGAAGGGCAAGGTCGCAGAGCTGAAAAGCCTGCTCAAAGACGCCGACGAGCTCTATCTCGCCACTGACCCCGACCGCGAGGGTGAGGCCATCGCCTGGCATCTCCTCGAGACCCTGAACCCCAAGATCCCCGTTCGACGCATGGTGTTCCACGAGATCACCAAGCCGGCCATCCTCGCCGCTGCGGCCGATACTCGCGACCTGGACCAAGACCTGGTCGACGCCCAGGAGACCCGTCGTATCCTCGACCGTCTCTACGGCTACGAGGTCAGCCCGGTGCTGTGGAAGAAGGTCATGCCGAAGCTCTCGGCCGGCCGCGTGCAGTCCGTCGCCACCCGCATCGTCGTCCAGCGTGAGCGCGAGCGGATGGCTTTCCGCAGTGCCGAGTACTGGGACATCTCCGCCACGCTCGACGCCGGAGCCGAGGCCGCGCCGCGCAGTTTCGGTGCCCGTCTGGTCAATGTCGACGGCAATCGCGTCGCCGCCGGACGCGACTTCGGGGCCGACGGCAAGCTCAAGTCCGACGCGGTGACCGTCCTGGACGAACCCCGTGCCCGACGCCTCGCCGAGGCTCTCGAAGGCGTCGATCTGACAGTCGCGTCCGCCGAGGACAAGCCGTACACCCGCAAGCCGTACCCGCCGTTCATGACGTCGACGCTGCAGCAGGAAGCCGCCCGCAAGTTGCGCTTCAGCTCCGAGCGCACCATGCGTGTCGCGCAGCGGCTGTACGAGAACGGCTACATCACCTACATGCGTACCGACTCGACGACGCTCTCCGCGTCGGCGATCTCGGCGGCACGAACCCAGGCGACCGAGCTCTACGGACCGGAGTACGTCCATCCCTCGCCGCGTCAGTACACCCGCAAAGTCAAGAACGCGCAGGAAGCCCACGAGGCCATCCGCCCGTCCGGTGATGTCTTCCAGACGCCCGGTCAGTTGCACTCGGCCCTGCAGACCGACGAATTCCGCCTCTACGAGCTGATCTGGCAGCGCACGGTCGCGTCGCAGATGGCCGACGTGCGCGGCACCACGCTGACACTGCGCATCACCGGAACGGTCGGAACCGGCGAGGAGTGCACGTTCTCCGCTTCGGGGCGCACCATCACGTTCGCCGGCTTCCTCAAGGCCTACGTGGAGAGCGTCGACGATCAGGCCGGCGGACAGTCCGACGACGCCGAATCACGTTTGCCCGCACTGGTTCAGGGTCAGGCCGTCACCGCCACCCAGCTCGATCCCGACGGTCACACCACAAACCCGCCCGCGCGTTTCACCGAGGCGTCGCTCATCAAGACGCTCGAGGAACTGGGCATCGGTCGGCCGTCGACGTATTCGTCGATCATCAAGACCATTCTCGACCGCGGTTACGTCTACAAGCGCGGCAGTGCACTGGTGCCGTCGTGGGTGGCGTTCTCGGTGGTTGCGTTGTTGGAGGCGCACTTCGGGCGTCTGGTGGACTTCGACTTCACCGCAGGCATGGAGGACGACCTCGACGCCATCGCGGGAGGCCGTGAGCGACGCGGCAATTGGCTGCAGAGCTTCTACTTCGGCGGCGACACCGGTGCCGAGGGCTCGGTGGCTCGCTCCGGTGGCCTGAAGAAGATGGTCGGCCAGAATCTCGAAGAGATCGACGCCCGCACCATCAACTCCATCCGTCTGTTCGACGACTCCGAGGGTCGCGAAATCCATGTGCGCGTGGGCCGTTACGGTCCGTACCTCGAGCGCATGGTCAAGAACGATGACGATCCGGACGGCGATCCGATCAGCCAGCGCGCCAACCTGCCCGACGATCTTCCGCCGGACGAGTTGACGATCGACTTCGCCGAAAAGCTTTTCGCCACACCGCAAGAGGGGCGCAAGCTCGGTGTCGATCCGCTGACCGGTCACGACATCGTCGCGAAGGAAGGCCGTTTCGGGCCATACGTCACCGAGATCCTGCCCGAGCCGGAACCCGAACCCACGCCCCCCGAGCCCGATATCGTCCCGGTGCCGTCCGGCAACGACGGTGACGGTGGCGGCGGAGTCAAGACCGCGGTGAAGAAGGCGGCGGCCAAGAAAGCTCCGGCCAAGAAGGCGGCTGCGAAGAAGGCGACCGGCCCCAAGCCGCGCACCGGTTCTCTGCTCAAGTCCATGGACCTGGCGACCATCACGCTCGAGGATGCGCTCAAGCTGCTCTCGCTGCCTCGCGTCGTCGGAGTCGATCCGGAGTCGAAGGAAGAGATCCTTGCGCAGAACGGTCGCTACGGCCCGTACCTGAAGAAGGGCACCGACTCTCGCTCGCTCGCCGACGAGGATCAGATGTTCACCGTCACCTTGGAAGAGGCGCTGAAGATCTACGCCGAGCCCAAGCGTCGGGGTCGTCAGGGCGAAGCCAAGCCGCCGCTGCGCGAGCTGGGCGTCGACCCGATCAGTGAGAAGCCGATGGTGATCAAGGACGGTCGCTTCGGGCCGTACGTCACCGACGGCGAGACCAACGCCAGCCTGCGCAAGGACGACGAGGTCGAGTCGATCACCGACGATCGTGCGTCGGAGTTGTTGGCGGACAGGCGTGCTCGTGGTCCGGTGAAGAAGAAGGCACCGGCGAAGAAGGCTGCCGCCAAGAAGGCTCCGGCCAAGAAGGCCGCAGCGAAGAAGGCTCCGGCAAAGAAAGCTGCTGCCAAGAAGACGGCCACCAAGACCACTGCCTCCAAGACCACTGCCGCGAAGAAGTCACCGGCCAAGAAGGCCCCGGCGAAGAAGACCGACACCGAGTAA
- a CDS encoding cold-shock protein encodes MAQGTVKWFNAEKGFGFIAPEDGSADVFVHYSEIQGSGFRTLEENQRVEFEVGQGTKGPQATGVRAV; translated from the coding sequence ATGGCTCAGGGAACTGTGAAGTGGTTCAACGCCGAAAAGGGCTTTGGATTCATCGCACCAGAAGACGGCTCCGCTGACGTCTTCGTCCATTACTCCGAGATTCAGGGCAGCGGCTTCCGCACCCTCGAGGAGAACCAGCGCGTCGAGTTCGAGGTCGGCCAGGGCACCAAGGGTCCTCAGGCAACGGGCGTTCGCGCAGTCTGA
- a CDS encoding DNA polymerase III subunit delta' — translation MTAAAVAARTGVDSSAMTHSWLFTGPPGSGRSIAALCFAAALQCTTEGTPGCGHCQACSTTMAGTHGDVRRVVPEGLSISTKEMRDIVSIASRRPSTGLWQVVVVEDADRLTEGAGNVLLKVVEEPPAKTVFLLCAPSVDPQDISVTLRSRCRHVSLVTPTVPAIAQVLQTRDKLDAETAEWAASISGGHVGRARRLATDEDARARRKRALALASAAARPNQAYLAAEELVKAAEDEAKEMSASRDEAETEELRTALGAGGTGKGAAGALRGSAGVLKDLEKRQKSRATRTGRDSLDRALMDLVGLYRDALARSYGSTATATHPDMAEQVERMAKAVLPEALLKSIEAILECRESLAVNAKPKFAIYAMVATLGDVLR, via the coding sequence CTGACGGCCGCTGCGGTGGCTGCGCGCACCGGCGTCGACTCGTCGGCGATGACGCATTCGTGGCTGTTCACCGGCCCGCCCGGGTCCGGCCGATCCATCGCTGCCCTGTGCTTCGCTGCGGCATTGCAGTGCACCACCGAGGGCACTCCCGGGTGTGGGCACTGCCAGGCCTGCTCGACCACCATGGCTGGCACTCACGGCGATGTGCGACGCGTCGTGCCCGAGGGGTTGAGCATCAGCACCAAGGAGATGCGAGACATCGTCTCCATCGCCTCGCGTCGACCCAGCACCGGGTTGTGGCAGGTGGTGGTGGTCGAGGACGCCGACCGGCTCACCGAGGGTGCCGGAAACGTGTTGCTCAAGGTCGTCGAGGAGCCGCCGGCCAAGACGGTGTTCCTTCTGTGTGCGCCGTCGGTCGATCCGCAGGACATCTCGGTGACTCTGCGCTCGCGGTGCCGTCACGTCTCGCTGGTCACGCCCACGGTGCCGGCGATCGCGCAGGTGCTGCAGACTCGCGACAAGCTCGACGCCGAGACGGCGGAGTGGGCCGCGTCGATCAGCGGTGGTCACGTGGGCAGAGCGCGTCGCCTCGCCACCGACGAGGATGCGCGGGCGCGTCGCAAACGTGCCCTGGCGCTGGCGTCGGCTGCAGCTCGGCCCAATCAGGCGTACCTCGCGGCCGAGGAGTTGGTGAAGGCGGCCGAGGATGAGGCCAAGGAGATGAGTGCCTCGCGCGACGAGGCCGAAACCGAGGAATTGCGTACGGCTCTGGGTGCGGGCGGTACAGGCAAGGGCGCGGCGGGTGCGCTGCGCGGCTCGGCCGGGGTGCTCAAGGATCTCGAGAAGCGGCAGAAGTCGCGTGCCACCAGGACCGGTCGCGATTCACTCGATCGCGCGCTGATGGATCTGGTGGGCCTGTATCGAGATGCGCTCGCTCGCTCGTACGGATCGACCGCCACGGCAACCCATCCCGACATGGCCGAGCAGGTCGAGCGCATGGCGAAGGCCGTCTTGCCCGAGGCGCTGCTGAAGAGCATCGAGGCGATCCTCGAATGCCGAGAGTCGTTGGCAGTCAATGCAAAACCCAAGTTCGCGATCTATGCGATGGTGGCGACGCTGGGCGACGTGCTCCGCTAG
- a CDS encoding ABC transporter ATP-binding protein yields the protein MIRTTGLTKSYGSVQAVDGVDLDVRAGDIYGFVGANGSGKTTTVRMLLGLVLATSGQMQVLGEEMPRRRRNVLPRVGALIENPAAYPNLSGRRNLTLLDAAGPGGSRRTRNARVGEALEQVGLAGVGRRPVKQYSLGMRQRLGLAAALMRTPELLILDEPTNGLDPQGILEIRELLLGLHAAGTTVFLSSHLLAEVEQLCDRVGVLDRGRLVLQDQLSAFQQPTGRVLVGTPDPAEAVTVLSGVQNATVLHREGQQLVIEHPDSALLNRLLVEGGVRVSELTTQQMSLEQSVLAVTGSSADRIDGPVRSTRTEVTA from the coding sequence ATGATCCGCACGACCGGCCTGACCAAGAGCTACGGATCGGTGCAGGCTGTCGACGGCGTGGACCTCGACGTGCGCGCCGGCGACATCTACGGCTTCGTCGGTGCCAACGGCTCCGGCAAGACGACGACCGTGCGGATGTTGCTCGGGCTGGTCCTGGCGACCTCCGGGCAGATGCAGGTGCTCGGCGAGGAAATGCCGCGGCGACGAAGAAACGTGCTGCCGCGGGTGGGGGCGCTGATCGAGAACCCCGCCGCCTACCCCAACCTCTCCGGCCGCCGGAACCTCACACTGCTCGACGCGGCCGGGCCGGGCGGGTCCCGGCGCACCAGGAACGCCCGCGTCGGCGAAGCCCTCGAGCAGGTGGGCCTTGCCGGGGTGGGACGCAGACCGGTCAAGCAGTACTCGCTCGGTATGCGGCAGCGCCTCGGCTTGGCCGCGGCGCTCATGCGCACGCCCGAGCTGCTGATCCTCGACGAGCCGACCAACGGTCTCGACCCACAGGGAATCCTGGAGATTCGAGAATTGCTCCTGGGTCTGCATGCGGCGGGCACCACGGTGTTCCTCTCCAGTCACCTGCTGGCCGAGGTGGAGCAACTGTGCGACCGAGTGGGAGTGCTCGATCGGGGTCGCCTCGTTCTGCAGGATCAGCTCTCCGCGTTCCAGCAGCCCACCGGCCGGGTGCTGGTGGGCACCCCGGACCCGGCCGAGGCCGTCACCGTGCTCTCGGGAGTCCAGAACGCCACCGTGCTCCACCGTGAAGGGCAGCAGCTCGTGATCGAACACCCCGACTCGGCCCTGCTCAATCGACTGCTCGTCGAAGGCGGGGTGCGGGTGAGCGAGCTGACGACGCAGCAGATGAGTCTGGAGCAATCCGTGCTGGCCGTTACCGGCTCGAGTGCCGACCGAATCGACGGTCCCGTCCGCTCCACCCGGACGGAGGTGACCGCATGA
- a CDS encoding CGNR zinc finger domain-containing protein, which yields MSPTPTERFHLASAPDGLHVVQDLLNTRAIAPYGLPDLIADGETASTTWGTTLSDEDAAALRTLRSDVEAAIAGDMAARPAVRVELVADADGSVRLAPTGTGADYIASQIWAEILLAQQSGTWPRLKRCKNEACGSAFYDRSRNNSGVWHDVKTCGNVANLRASRARKKAQT from the coding sequence ATGTCGCCGACACCCACCGAGCGCTTCCACCTCGCTTCTGCACCCGATGGGCTGCACGTCGTCCAGGATCTGCTGAATACGCGCGCCATCGCCCCCTACGGACTACCCGACCTCATCGCCGACGGTGAAACCGCATCGACTACCTGGGGGACGACGCTCTCGGACGAGGATGCAGCGGCGCTACGGACATTGCGATCCGACGTGGAAGCGGCCATCGCAGGCGACATGGCCGCACGGCCGGCCGTTCGAGTCGAACTCGTAGCGGACGCCGACGGCAGCGTCCGGCTCGCGCCCACCGGCACCGGGGCCGATTACATCGCGTCACAGATCTGGGCGGAAATACTGCTCGCCCAGCAATCGGGTACCTGGCCCCGGCTCAAGAGATGCAAGAACGAGGCGTGCGGATCGGCGTTCTACGACCGCTCCCGCAACAACAGCGGCGTCTGGCACGACGTGAAGACCTGCGGCAACGTGGCCAATCTCCGCGCCTCGCGGGCGCGCAAGAAAGCGCAGACCTAG
- a CDS encoding transcriptional regulator: MHKKWRWLAVVLGIAVLVATPSVIERLPVDASDIGAAELLSRVQSSTATPYSGYAQSVGGVTLPVTDGLGGLPDLLGDTTTLRAWYRSPDSWRVDTVRLAGERGLYRSPARLWSWDYEQNTAVVTPVPEPSLRLPRQADLLPPELGQRLLSEATADEVTRLPTRRIAGRDAPGLRLIPNEPQSTITEVDVWADPETGLPLQVDVLGDGATRPIVSTGFLDFSSATPDADTVRFVPPPGTDVQQQDGLDIASFADRIDSARLPSTLSGLGLRDRGGQGAVGIYGRGVTALIAAPLPRRAARGLVDQLWAAPGAVVTGSSVALTIGPLNVLITEPTADRRRYLLSGTVTAETLATAAQQLEGAVA, translated from the coding sequence GTGCACAAGAAGTGGCGGTGGCTGGCAGTGGTGCTCGGCATCGCCGTGCTCGTCGCCACGCCCTCGGTGATCGAGCGCTTGCCCGTCGACGCGTCGGACATCGGTGCGGCCGAACTGCTCTCCCGCGTCCAGTCCTCCACCGCGACCCCGTACTCGGGCTACGCCCAGTCGGTCGGCGGTGTCACCCTGCCGGTCACCGACGGACTCGGCGGGCTACCGGATCTGTTGGGCGACACCACGACCCTGCGTGCCTGGTATCGCAGCCCGGACAGCTGGCGCGTCGACACCGTGCGCCTCGCCGGTGAGCGCGGTCTCTACCGGAGCCCGGCGCGACTGTGGAGTTGGGACTACGAACAGAACACGGCCGTGGTGACCCCGGTCCCCGAGCCCAGTCTGCGCCTGCCTCGCCAAGCCGACCTGCTACCCCCGGAGCTCGGGCAGCGGTTGCTCAGCGAGGCGACCGCCGACGAGGTCACCCGGCTGCCGACCCGTCGGATTGCCGGCCGGGACGCCCCCGGCCTGCGGCTGATTCCCAACGAGCCGCAGAGCACCATCACGGAGGTCGATGTGTGGGCCGACCCAGAGACTGGGCTGCCGCTGCAGGTGGACGTGCTGGGCGACGGGGCCACTCGCCCTATCGTCAGCACCGGATTCCTCGACTTCTCCTCCGCGACCCCCGACGCCGATACCGTCCGTTTCGTCCCACCACCGGGTACCGATGTGCAGCAGCAGGACGGTCTCGACATCGCCTCGTTCGCCGACCGGATCGACTCCGCCCGTCTTCCTTCGACTCTCTCCGGCCTGGGTCTGAGGGACCGCGGCGGCCAGGGTGCGGTGGGAATCTACGGCCGCGGAGTGACGGCGTTGATCGCCGCTCCGCTGCCGCGTCGCGCCGCCCGTGGGCTCGTCGATCAGCTGTGGGCAGCTCCGGGCGCGGTCGTCACCGGCAGCAGCGTCGCTCTGACGATCGGCCCGCTCAACGTCCTGATCACCGAGCCAACCGCCGACCGGCGTCGCTACCTGCTCTCCGGCACCGTCACCGCGGAAACCTTGGCCACCGCCGCCCAGCAGCTCGAAGGAGCAGTCGCATGA
- a CDS encoding zinc-binding dehydrogenase, with amino-acid sequence MRTGRASGDLMTAIVTTGIGGYDKLVVSEVPIPVPGPGEVLVRVLAAGMNNTEINTRVGWYADGGWNDATPFPLIQGTDCCGLVCASPGTDESIVGSRVLVRPCMRVDGFSSGETRWLGSDMDGAFAQFVVVPASEIFAVDCGWTDAELATIPCAYGTAENMIARAGVHRGSTVLITGASGGVGSAAVQLAVRRGARVIGVASPTKHDQLRELGVHEVYGRDVDVVDALGKRSVDVVIDNVAGDGFGPLLDVLVRGGTYVSSGAIAGPVVALDLRTMYLNDLTLLGCTAWDEDVFPNLVSYIEAGEIRPLLAESFPLEQIAAAQQRFLERDHVGKFVLVPPVVRDQA; translated from the coding sequence ATGCGAACCGGAAGAGCCAGCGGTGACCTGATGACAGCCATCGTCACCACCGGCATCGGTGGGTACGACAAACTCGTCGTGTCCGAGGTGCCGATACCCGTGCCGGGCCCTGGTGAGGTGCTCGTTCGAGTGTTGGCCGCGGGGATGAACAACACCGAGATCAACACACGCGTGGGCTGGTACGCGGACGGCGGGTGGAACGACGCGACGCCGTTTCCGCTGATTCAGGGCACGGACTGCTGCGGTCTGGTGTGTGCGAGTCCCGGGACGGACGAATCCATCGTCGGTAGCCGAGTCCTGGTTCGACCGTGCATGCGTGTCGACGGCTTCTCGTCGGGCGAGACGCGCTGGTTGGGTTCGGACATGGACGGCGCGTTCGCGCAGTTCGTCGTCGTTCCGGCGAGCGAGATCTTCGCGGTCGACTGTGGGTGGACCGACGCCGAGCTGGCGACCATTCCGTGTGCCTACGGCACGGCGGAGAACATGATCGCTCGCGCGGGAGTGCATCGAGGGTCGACAGTGCTCATCACCGGCGCGTCGGGCGGAGTCGGTTCTGCCGCAGTGCAACTGGCTGTTCGACGCGGTGCCCGCGTGATCGGCGTCGCGAGCCCTACCAAGCACGACCAGCTCCGCGAACTCGGCGTCCACGAGGTGTACGGGCGCGATGTCGACGTGGTGGACGCCCTCGGCAAGCGCAGCGTCGATGTGGTGATCGACAATGTCGCGGGCGACGGTTTCGGCCCTTTGCTCGACGTCCTCGTTCGTGGGGGAACATACGTGTCCTCCGGCGCGATCGCAGGACCCGTCGTCGCGTTGGATCTACGGACGATGTACCTGAACGACCTGACTCTCCTTGGCTGCACAGCGTGGGACGAGGACGTGTTTCCGAACCTCGTGTCGTACATCGAAGCCGGTGAGATTCGTCCCTTGTTGGCCGAGTCGTTTCCGCTCGAGCAGATCGCGGCCGCGCAGCAGCGCTTCCTGGAGAGGGACCACGTGGGGAAGTTCGTGCTCGTTCCTCCGGTGGTCCGCGATCAGGCGTGA
- a CDS encoding SDR family oxidoreductase, translating into MVSIQGATVLVTGGQRGLGRATVDALLERGAAKVYATARNPREDSDPRVVPVALDVAEADSVAALGDIASDVSIVFNNAGAPGTTPLLTTSIDDVRAVFETNVFGALRIAQEFAPILKANGGGALVDIHSVLSWLGGAGAYGASKAAIWSVTNSLRLELAPQGTLVVGVHLGYTDTDMIAELDVPKNDPRDVVRQVLDAVEAGENEVLADAVTRHVKSLLGGPVEGLGLAG; encoded by the coding sequence ATGGTGTCGATTCAAGGAGCAACGGTGTTGGTGACCGGCGGTCAGCGCGGCCTGGGCAGAGCGACGGTCGACGCGTTGCTCGAGCGTGGGGCCGCGAAGGTCTACGCAACGGCGAGGAACCCGCGCGAGGACTCCGATCCTCGGGTGGTGCCGGTTGCCCTCGATGTTGCCGAAGCTGATTCCGTTGCAGCGCTTGGTGATATCGCGTCCGACGTGTCGATCGTGTTCAACAACGCCGGTGCTCCCGGAACGACACCGTTGCTGACGACGTCGATCGACGACGTTCGCGCAGTGTTCGAGACCAACGTGTTCGGCGCGCTGCGAATCGCTCAGGAATTCGCGCCGATCCTGAAGGCCAACGGCGGCGGCGCGCTCGTCGACATCCACTCGGTGCTGTCCTGGCTCGGCGGCGCAGGCGCGTACGGGGCGTCCAAGGCGGCGATCTGGTCGGTCACCAACTCGCTTCGGCTCGAGCTTGCGCCGCAGGGAACCCTCGTCGTCGGGGTGCATCTGGGGTACACCGACACCGACATGATCGCCGAGCTGGATGTCCCGAAGAACGACCCACGCGATGTAGTACGCCAGGTGCTCGACGCCGTCGAGGCAGGGGAGAACGAAGTGCTCGCCGACGCTGTGACCAGGCACGTCAAGTCGCTTCTCGGTGGGCCGGTGGAGGGACTAGGTCTCGCCGGCTGA